The Syngnathus typhle isolate RoL2023-S1 ecotype Sweden linkage group LG3, RoL_Styp_1.0, whole genome shotgun sequence genome window below encodes:
- the LOC133151677 gene encoding zinc finger protein Aiolos-like isoform X3: MNTDKNPGFVPTIGNGIGMVKVEDEEIETNETHPEADKEKAVLPMDQKEEEGVEEEYDGDRTEDDDDNDEERDSVAEPEDLSLVDYALYNSTALQDASAGATSERPYMTGGTTPHMQSLGKLNCDICGLSCVSINVLLVHKRSHTGERPFHCAQCGASFTQKGNLLRHIKLHSGEKPFKCPMCSYACRRRDALSGHLRTHSVEKPFKCTLCSRSYKQRSSLEEHRERCHVYIRSKVPAEKDDSHLSRTQMGTERALLLDRLATNVAKRKSSMPQKFTGDNGVCLDLSLNRNAAHLQDPPLGSPGPDPHCQQPLMRSGTESDVAHSQRPYPVLLSRNDINSIGLTNGHKMIMPLPGFPHTSQQPPGMDVFNADGPQGSPFMYSLGHLLGGLNHQNGIPHSQPIPLSPLEALQVTRADGEAGGMPGALYSCSHCKVIFLDYVMFTIHMGCHGFRDPLECNVCGHRSRDRYEFSSHIVRGEHRLEMK, encoded by the exons ATGAACACAGACAAGAATCCTGGATTTGTACCCACAATAGGAAATGGGATTG GCATGGTAAAGGTTGAGGATGAAGAGATTGAAACCAATGAGACACATCCTGAAGCTGACAAAGAAAAAGCAGTTTTGCCAATGGACCaaaaagaggaggaaggagtGGAGGAAGAATACGATGGTGACAGGACCGAAGATGACGATGACAATGATGAAGAGAGAGATTCCGTGGCTGAGCCAGAGGACTTGTCGCTGGTGGACTATGCGCTTTACAACAGCACAGCTCTGCAGGATGCCTCAGCAGGAGCCACATCAGAGAGGCCTTACATGACAGGAGGCACGACTCCCCACATGCAGTCACTGGGGAAGCTTAACTGTGACATCTGTGGCTTGTCCTGCGTCAGCATCAACGTACTGCTGGTGCACAAACGCAGTCACACGG GTGAGAGACCATTCCATTGTGCTCAGTGTGGGGCTTCTTTTACCCAGAAAGGAAACCTGCTTCGCCACATCAAACTACACTCCGGGGAGAAGCCTTTCAAATGTCCCATGTGCAGCTATGCTTGCCGCCGACGTGACGCCTTGAGCGGGCACCTGCGCACCCATTCTG TAGAGAAGCCCTTCAAGTGCACCCTCTGCAGTCGCAGTTACAAGCAGCGCAGCTCCCTCGAGGAGCACAGAGAGAGGTGCCATGTGTACATTCGCAGCAAAGTACCTGCTGAGAAAG ACGACAGTCACCTATCAAGGACTCAGATGGGCACTGAGCGTGCTCTGCTACTTGACAGGCTGGCCACAAATGTAGCCAAACGCAAGAGTTCCATGCCGCAGAAGTTTACAG GTGATAATGGTGTCTGTCTGGACCTAAGCTTGAACAGGAACGCAGCTCACCTTCAGGACCCTCCATTAGGCTCCCCAGGGCCTGACCCGCACTGCCAACAGCCATTAATGCGTTCGGGCACAGAAAGCGATGTGGCTCACTCCCAAAGGCCGTACCCAGTTCTGTTAAGCCGCAATGACATAAATTCTATTGGCCTCACTAACGGCCACAAAATGATTATGCCGTTGCCAGGTTTCCCTCACACGTCCCAGCAACCTCCTGGCATGGATGTGTTCAATGCTGATGGCCCTCAGGGATCTCCTTTCATGTATAGCTTGGGCCACTTGCTGGGCGGGCTGAACCATCAGAACGGGATCCCGCATTCTCAGCCTATACCCTTATCACCCCTGGAGGCTTTGCAGGTGACACGGGCTGATGGAGAAGCTGGTGGGATGCCTGGGGCCTTGTACTCTTGCAGTCACTGCAAGGTGATCTTTCTTGACTACGTCATGTTCACTATCCATATGGGCTGCCACGGCTTCCGCGACCCGCTTGAGTGCAATGTGTGTGGCCATCGTAGTCGAGACCGCTACGAATTCTCATCGCACATCGTCCGTGGAGAGCACCGACTGGAAATGAAGTAG
- the LOC133151677 gene encoding zinc finger protein Aiolos-like isoform X1, translating into METLRVLYCLYEYAFFSLRLVATVAHGQPPRLTTQKLVECEIFHRVSRTLSTGKHKLGMVKVEDEEIETNETHPEADKEKAVLPMDQKEEEGVEEEYDGDRTEDDDDNDEERDSVAEPEDLSLVDYALYNSTALQDASAGATSERPYMTGGTTPHMQSLGKLNCDICGLSCVSINVLLVHKRSHTGERPFHCAQCGASFTQKGNLLRHIKLHSGEKPFKCPMCSYACRRRDALSGHLRTHSVEKPFKCTLCSRSYKQRSSLEEHRERCHVYIRSKVPAEKDDSHLSRTQMGTERALLLDRLATNVAKRKSSMPQKFTGDNGVCLDLSLNRNAAHLQDPPLGSPGPDPHCQQPLMRSGTESDVAHSQRPYPVLLSRNDINSIGLTNGHKMIMPLPGFPHTSQQPPGMDVFNADGPQGSPFMYSLGHLLGGLNHQNGIPHSQPIPLSPLEALQVTRADGEAGGMPGALYSCSHCKVIFLDYVMFTIHMGCHGFRDPLECNVCGHRSRDRYEFSSHIVRGEHRLEMK; encoded by the exons ATGGAAACCTTGCGTGTATTGTACTGCCTTTATgagtatgcttttttttccctcaggcTGGTTGCCACGGTGGCCCATGGGCAGCCGCCAAGGCTTACAACCCAG AAACTGGTGGAATGTGAAATCTTCCACAGAGTGAGCAGAACTTTGTCGACTGGAAAGCACAAATTAG GCATGGTAAAGGTTGAGGATGAAGAGATTGAAACCAATGAGACACATCCTGAAGCTGACAAAGAAAAAGCAGTTTTGCCAATGGACCaaaaagaggaggaaggagtGGAGGAAGAATACGATGGTGACAGGACCGAAGATGACGATGACAATGATGAAGAGAGAGATTCCGTGGCTGAGCCAGAGGACTTGTCGCTGGTGGACTATGCGCTTTACAACAGCACAGCTCTGCAGGATGCCTCAGCAGGAGCCACATCAGAGAGGCCTTACATGACAGGAGGCACGACTCCCCACATGCAGTCACTGGGGAAGCTTAACTGTGACATCTGTGGCTTGTCCTGCGTCAGCATCAACGTACTGCTGGTGCACAAACGCAGTCACACGG GTGAGAGACCATTCCATTGTGCTCAGTGTGGGGCTTCTTTTACCCAGAAAGGAAACCTGCTTCGCCACATCAAACTACACTCCGGGGAGAAGCCTTTCAAATGTCCCATGTGCAGCTATGCTTGCCGCCGACGTGACGCCTTGAGCGGGCACCTGCGCACCCATTCTG TAGAGAAGCCCTTCAAGTGCACCCTCTGCAGTCGCAGTTACAAGCAGCGCAGCTCCCTCGAGGAGCACAGAGAGAGGTGCCATGTGTACATTCGCAGCAAAGTACCTGCTGAGAAAG ACGACAGTCACCTATCAAGGACTCAGATGGGCACTGAGCGTGCTCTGCTACTTGACAGGCTGGCCACAAATGTAGCCAAACGCAAGAGTTCCATGCCGCAGAAGTTTACAG GTGATAATGGTGTCTGTCTGGACCTAAGCTTGAACAGGAACGCAGCTCACCTTCAGGACCCTCCATTAGGCTCCCCAGGGCCTGACCCGCACTGCCAACAGCCATTAATGCGTTCGGGCACAGAAAGCGATGTGGCTCACTCCCAAAGGCCGTACCCAGTTCTGTTAAGCCGCAATGACATAAATTCTATTGGCCTCACTAACGGCCACAAAATGATTATGCCGTTGCCAGGTTTCCCTCACACGTCCCAGCAACCTCCTGGCATGGATGTGTTCAATGCTGATGGCCCTCAGGGATCTCCTTTCATGTATAGCTTGGGCCACTTGCTGGGCGGGCTGAACCATCAGAACGGGATCCCGCATTCTCAGCCTATACCCTTATCACCCCTGGAGGCTTTGCAGGTGACACGGGCTGATGGAGAAGCTGGTGGGATGCCTGGGGCCTTGTACTCTTGCAGTCACTGCAAGGTGATCTTTCTTGACTACGTCATGTTCACTATCCATATGGGCTGCCACGGCTTCCGCGACCCGCTTGAGTGCAATGTGTGTGGCCATCGTAGTCGAGACCGCTACGAATTCTCATCGCACATCGTCCGTGGAGAGCACCGACTGGAAATGAAGTAG
- the LOC133151677 gene encoding zinc finger protein Aiolos-like isoform X2 yields the protein MNTDKNPGFVPTIGNGIDNFTPGANAKSLEEEERSISFTDNEMQGLKGMVKVEDEEIETNETHPEADKEKAVLPMDQKEEEGVEEEYDGDRTEDDDDNDEERDSVAEPEDLSLVDYALYNSTALQDASAGATSERPYMTGGTTPHMQSLGKLNCDICGLSCVSINVLLVHKRSHTGERPFHCAQCGASFTQKGNLLRHIKLHSGEKPFKCPMCSYACRRRDALSGHLRTHSVEKPFKCTLCSRSYKQRSSLEEHRERCHVYIRSKVPAEKDDSHLSRTQMGTERALLLDRLATNVAKRKSSMPQKFTGDNGVCLDLSLNRNAAHLQDPPLGSPGPDPHCQQPLMRSGTESDVAHSQRPYPVLLSRNDINSIGLTNGHKMIMPLPGFPHTSQQPPGMDVFNADGPQGSPFMYSLGHLLGGLNHQNGIPHSQPIPLSPLEALQVTRADGEAGGMPGALYSCSHCKVIFLDYVMFTIHMGCHGFRDPLECNVCGHRSRDRYEFSSHIVRGEHRLEMK from the exons ATGAACACAGACAAGAATCCTGGATTTGTACCCACAATAGGAAATGGGATTG ACAATTTCACTCCTGGTGCAAATGCGAAGTCATTGGAGGAGGAAGAAAGGAGTATCTCATTCACAGATAATGAAATGCAGGGCCTTAAAG GCATGGTAAAGGTTGAGGATGAAGAGATTGAAACCAATGAGACACATCCTGAAGCTGACAAAGAAAAAGCAGTTTTGCCAATGGACCaaaaagaggaggaaggagtGGAGGAAGAATACGATGGTGACAGGACCGAAGATGACGATGACAATGATGAAGAGAGAGATTCCGTGGCTGAGCCAGAGGACTTGTCGCTGGTGGACTATGCGCTTTACAACAGCACAGCTCTGCAGGATGCCTCAGCAGGAGCCACATCAGAGAGGCCTTACATGACAGGAGGCACGACTCCCCACATGCAGTCACTGGGGAAGCTTAACTGTGACATCTGTGGCTTGTCCTGCGTCAGCATCAACGTACTGCTGGTGCACAAACGCAGTCACACGG GTGAGAGACCATTCCATTGTGCTCAGTGTGGGGCTTCTTTTACCCAGAAAGGAAACCTGCTTCGCCACATCAAACTACACTCCGGGGAGAAGCCTTTCAAATGTCCCATGTGCAGCTATGCTTGCCGCCGACGTGACGCCTTGAGCGGGCACCTGCGCACCCATTCTG TAGAGAAGCCCTTCAAGTGCACCCTCTGCAGTCGCAGTTACAAGCAGCGCAGCTCCCTCGAGGAGCACAGAGAGAGGTGCCATGTGTACATTCGCAGCAAAGTACCTGCTGAGAAAG ACGACAGTCACCTATCAAGGACTCAGATGGGCACTGAGCGTGCTCTGCTACTTGACAGGCTGGCCACAAATGTAGCCAAACGCAAGAGTTCCATGCCGCAGAAGTTTACAG GTGATAATGGTGTCTGTCTGGACCTAAGCTTGAACAGGAACGCAGCTCACCTTCAGGACCCTCCATTAGGCTCCCCAGGGCCTGACCCGCACTGCCAACAGCCATTAATGCGTTCGGGCACAGAAAGCGATGTGGCTCACTCCCAAAGGCCGTACCCAGTTCTGTTAAGCCGCAATGACATAAATTCTATTGGCCTCACTAACGGCCACAAAATGATTATGCCGTTGCCAGGTTTCCCTCACACGTCCCAGCAACCTCCTGGCATGGATGTGTTCAATGCTGATGGCCCTCAGGGATCTCCTTTCATGTATAGCTTGGGCCACTTGCTGGGCGGGCTGAACCATCAGAACGGGATCCCGCATTCTCAGCCTATACCCTTATCACCCCTGGAGGCTTTGCAGGTGACACGGGCTGATGGAGAAGCTGGTGGGATGCCTGGGGCCTTGTACTCTTGCAGTCACTGCAAGGTGATCTTTCTTGACTACGTCATGTTCACTATCCATATGGGCTGCCACGGCTTCCGCGACCCGCTTGAGTGCAATGTGTGTGGCCATCGTAGTCGAGACCGCTACGAATTCTCATCGCACATCGTCCGTGGAGAGCACCGACTGGAAATGAAGTAG